TCTACCAGTCCTTTTAAGTCGAGCGAAGAGCCGCCAGGGCCATCGGGTGTCACCACGATATGTCCGGCTTCATTTACGTCAAAATAGGGAGCGCCCCAGTGCTGAAGTTGGTAGAGGTCTCGACTTTGCTGAACCGTCCATTTTTTTTCCATGAAAACCTCATACATCTTTAAGGGAGACCGGCGATATTATTCTCAGAGTCATCGGTCAATGCTGATTTAGCGCCCTCGGTTCAAATATAGGACCATTGGTGGGTAGCGGGGGTCAAGCGCACACTTGCGTCATTGTCACTCATTTAATGGCCAATGCCCGAGTTGGTCGGAACCTTGTTTTGCTTGTTATCGATGAGATTTGGTATGGATGAATCATGAAGTCGAAAGATACCTTTAAAATCAACGAAGTAATCTTGGGTTCGGAGTCAACCCAGTGGCGTGGCTTGGACGAGTCTCAGTGGCATAGAGCCATTGATCATATGGTTGAGCGCCTGCGCCCACTGGGCTCTGCCGGTACGAGATTTCTATTAGGTTTCGGGGCAAACAGTATTTTAGATTTGCTAACACGTGCGGCCGCGGCTCATCTCGGGTTTGTTCCCGTTACCGTGAATTGGCAAGCTGATACTGCTGAGGTCCTTGAGTATAAGGCCCGTAAAACAAAATCACAGTTCATGGTGATGCATTCAAGTTGTCCTTCTGCACTGCGCGACCTGGTTGAACGGGGCGAGATAAAGCTCGATGTTCTTAAGGTTGAGCAGAGTATGTTGGAAGCGAGCGACGATTCTCTCAAACAGAATTCCGGTCCCAAGACAGGTGCCGCGATGACTCTGTTCACGTCGGGAACCACAGGGGCGCCCAAAGGCGTTGAACTTTCTCATGAGGGCTATGATGCGAACCTGAGAATTTTTGAGTCATTTCTAGGCCTACAACAAGGCGAACCCACTCGAGTGGTTTTGGTCAACCCGCTCCATCATGCCAACAGTACCTCGATGGCGAACTGGGCATTACGATATCCGGGAGCGGAACTATTTGTATTATCCCATTATGGAACGGGGTACTGGGATGCTCTTGCGCAGATAGTAGAAGGTTTTCAAGGTAGAGTTGTGGCACCCTTGGTGGCTAGGCATTTTGAATTCCTTGATAACTTAATCGAAAGTGGTCGGCTCAAGCTTAGTGATGCGCACCGGCATGCGTTGTCGCGAACAGAGTTTCTTGTCGGCTCAGCTCCCGTGGGACCTCAGACCGTAGAGCGGTTTAAGCGCTTAACCGGTGGGTTACCTCGGGTTCGATTTGGTTCGACGGAGCTCTGTTTACAGGCACTGGGTATTCCAAAAGAAATGAGCGAGGAAAACATTCTCTCATCACTGAAGTGTGGTTGGGATCATGCTTACGAGGGTAAGCCATTGGCTGGGTATTATATCGGTTGTCCTCATGAACCCATGACCCGGGCGCAGGTTGTTCGCAGTGTCGTGTCTAGCGATTCCGATTTTATGCAACCAGTTTTAGAAGGTGAACCTGGCCTTTTGGTGGTTGAAAGTGATGCCGCCATGTTGGGATATGTCGACGACCCGGCTGCGACTCGAGCCGTTCGTGAAGGTGCATGGTATTTAGGTCTCGGAGATGTGGTTTTTTATCTTACAAATCAGGACACCGGCGCGCGGGATTATTATTGGGTCAGCCGCAGTGCAGGCTTGATGATACGCGGCGGGGCAAATTACTCGTGTGTTCAGGTTGAGACCGAGTTACGAGAGTTTTGTGTAACTTTTCTTAAGTGGCCGGTGGATGGCTTTGATCTCGCGGTGGTAGGGCATAAGCTGGGAAGTGAGCATGAAGATGCATGTTGCGTGCTTCTGGAGCTGGGCCCTTCAATGGAAAAAGGACCAGAGGTTTATGCGCAAGAGTTGATGCACGAGGCGCCAGGAAAAGTTTCAAAAGGAGCCAAGCCGGACCACATTGCATTTGGCGAGGTTCCCCGGAATTTTAAAGGCG
This Deltaproteobacteria bacterium DNA region includes the following protein-coding sequences:
- a CDS encoding acyl--CoA ligase, with amino-acid sequence MKSKDTFKINEVILGSESTQWRGLDESQWHRAIDHMVERLRPLGSAGTRFLLGFGANSILDLLTRAAAAHLGFVPVTVNWQADTAEVLEYKARKTKSQFMVMHSSCPSALRDLVERGEIKLDVLKVEQSMLEASDDSLKQNSGPKTGAAMTLFTSGTTGAPKGVELSHEGYDANLRIFESFLGLQQGEPTRVVLVNPLHHANSTSMANWALRYPGAELFVLSHYGTGYWDALAQIVEGFQGRVVAPLVARHFEFLDNLIESGRLKLSDAHRHALSRTEFLVGSAPVGPQTVERFKRLTGGLPRVRFGSTELCLQALGIPKEMSEENILSSLKCGWDHAYEGKPLAGYYIGCPHEPMTRAQVVRSVVSSDSDFMQPVLEGEPGLLVVESDAAMLGYVDDPAATRAVREGAWYLGLGDVVFYLTNQDTGARDYYWVSRSAGLMIRGGANYSCVQVETELREFCVTFLKWPVDGFDLAVVGHKLGSEHEDACCVLLELGPSMEKGPEVYAQELMHEAPGKVSKGAKPDHIAFGEVPRNFKGATVRPDVRAYFENCFQDSPIN